TCGGCATGGCGAGAGACAGAATGCCGACTACGACAGAAAAGAGAACCACAACGGCGATGTCCGTCGCCTCGGGACGAAGCAACGAAATCAGACGTTGAAGTGGGGTCAAGTGGTGTGCTTGTGATGACACTGGCGAGCCCATGATCGGCCAATCCCTATCTGAGTTTCCCCAACCGCATACTTCTTAAGAAAAACCAAATCAGCCTGAATAAACCGGCCGACCCGCCCGAGATTCAGTGCTTTCTTCGGACAGAACCCCCTGAGGCGCACTATACAATCTTCGGTCAAACCACATGATTAGGCAAACAGATAAAACACGTGCTGAAACATCGAAAATATCGATGTTTCGACCTGGCGACTCAGTTACGTTGGTCCGTCAGGATTGAAGGGATGTTTGTGCAGGCGAATTTTCTGGGTCAAGGAAGACTTGGTTCGCGTCCCACGAACTGCATTTCTGTTGAGAGTTATGGCACCTCTTTCGCAAGAGAAACATCTCCACACTTTACGAATCCCCAGAATGCACCTTTTCTTGCGAACGGGTGCTGGATTAAACCAAACCCTTTTTCACAGCCCAAACAGCAGCTTCGGTTCGGTCGCCCGCGTCGAGCTTTCGCAAGGTATTTTGCACATGCTCTTTCACGGTTTCAATGCTGATTTCCAGCGATTTTCCAATTTCGCGATTGCTGAGACCTAGCGCCACGTGCCGCAAAACTTGCACTTCGCGGTTAGTAAGCGGGATATCTTCTTCATAAGTCGGGCGGCGACGAGCCATTTTATCCCGCATGCGTCCAAGTAAGCTTTCAGGGACAGGTGGCAAGCCGGTATGAGCTCGATCGATTGCCCCGATCACGATATCACGTGACGAATCCTTCAGAAGATAACCGGCCGCTCCAAGCGCGACAGCACGAGCTATGTACGTTGAATTGTCATGGCCGGTGAACATCACCACTTTGGTTCGCGGGCTTCGATCGATGATCCGTTCGAGAGTTTGCAGACCATCGCTTTCCGGCATGCGTACATCAAGGAGTACGACATCCGGGCGATGCTTGACCACCTGCTCAACTGCCTGGTTACCGCCGCAAACCTCGGCGATCACTTGGATATTGGAGCCCTCAAGCATCGATTTGACGCCCGCGCGAATTACCTCGTGATCGTCGGCAATCAGCAAACGAATCGTCATAATCTCCCCTTTCATACGAGCCAACACAAGAGCGACCGAGCGGAGCACTACCGCTTGAACTTGGGAAGCACACTACTTTGCACTTAACGGTGATTTGCAGATTACCGTTAAGCTGGTGAATCAGATCTAGAGCTGAAACAGACGTTCACGGCACTTGCGATCTTCAATCGCCGACTATAATTTGACAAACAGATAAAACTTTACTCGATTCATTGAAAATACAAATATGTCGTCGGAATGGCTCAACTACCATCACTTGCATTATTTCTGGGTCGTGGCGCGGGAAGGGAGTATCGTACGCGCCTGCGAGGTACTTCACCTTTCGCAGCCGACGATTTCGACGCAGTTGCAGCAACTCGAGCGGAGCCTGGGCGGTGAACTCTTCGAACGAAAAGGGCGTGGACTGCAACTGACCGATCTGGGCCGAACGATCAAGCGCTATGCGGATGAGATTTTTACGCTGGGTAACGAGCTTACCGAAGTTGCTCGAGGCAGACCTGCCGGGCCTCACCGGCTATCCGTCGGAATCTCGGACGTAGTCGCCAAACTGATGGTCTACCGCCTTCTGTTGCCGGCACTCAAGCTTCCTGAGCCAGTCAAGCTAGTTTGTCGTGAAGGGCATTTAGAGGATTTATTGAAGGGGTTGGTCGCATTTGAGCTCGACGTCATCCTCAGCGATGCGCCGCTCAGTGCGGGTAGCCCAATCAAAGCATTTAGTCACTTGCTGGGCGAATGCGGGGTGAGTATTTTTGGCACAGCGAAGTTGCGCCAAGCGTACAAGAAAGGTTTTCCCCAGTCTCTGAATGGCGCGCCGTTGCTGCTGCCCGGGTCACAGACATTGACACGTCGCGCGCTGGATCAGTGGCTGGACGAGCAGCAGATCCATCCCCTTGTCACCGGTGAGTTTCAGGACACCGCGCTGATGAAGGTATTCGGGCAGGAAGGCATTGGCCTATTTCCAGGACCATCCGCAATCGAAGCGGAAGTCTGTCGGCAATATTCCGTGAAAGTTGTCGGTCGTATCGATCAGGTCCGCGAGCGCTACTATGCCATTTCAGTCGAACGCCGCTTGAAGAACTCGGCTGTGCTGGAGATCTCGCATGCGGCAAAGTCGCACGTCTTTCACATAGAAAAGTGAAGTCCTTGCGGAGACGTTTTCGAGCGAGGGAATTCCACGAAAAAAGTGAGCCCCAAAGAGGACGCTCCGGCAGAACTCGCACTTCCGGCTTCTTTGGCAGCTGGAAGCTATCGTTGGTGACGTTTTTATTTTTCGCCGGTGAAATGCTCGATTGCATTCAGGTTGGCGACGCTCATGAGTCGCGGTATCTGCTCAAAAACCGCGAGTGGCGATCCGGCACTCAGCCCCGCGAATTTCGTTTGGATTGATGAAGCAGTTCGAGGATCTGGCCCACTGAGCAGTGAGCCTCAAGTGGATGTCGCAAGGGCTGCTCGACCTGCAGATGATAGACGTTTCGTCGACCTTTTTTTTCGACCTTAAGGCATCGCGCCTCGGCAAGTTCCGCCACGATTTTCTGCACCATTCGCTCGGTAATTCCTACGCGGTCTGCTACGTCTCGAAGACGAATCTCCGGCTCTTGATAAATGCACCACAGTACGTGGGTGTGATTCGTCAAAAACGTCCACGGCGCAGCAACGGTTCCGATGGAAGAGGATGAGGCGGCGGTTTTCTTGTTTTTCTTCATGAGCGGGCCTTGTGGCAACCGAGATGACTGGATACAAGATTCACGAAACACATTTCGCGAATCATAATACCGAGGATGCCGGGGTGGTCGAAACGCTTTTACAGAACTTGAGGTCACCGTTTACGCTGGCATTCGCTCTGGGCATCCTGGCGCGACTCGTGAAGAGCGAGCTGAGCATGCCACGCGACATCTACGCTGCGATTTCAATTTACTTGCTGCTGGCCCTAGGCCTCAAGGGACGCGTTGAACTGTCGCATAGCTCGTTCGACACACTACTTTGGCCGATCCTGGTGACGCTTGCCCTCGGTTGCATCACCCCAATCATTGCCTATCTTGTGCTTCGTCGAATCGGCAAGTTCGGCATTGCCGACGCAGCGGGAATCGCTGCCCACTATGGCTCCGTTTCGGCGGTCACTTTCATCGCCGCTCAGCAGTTTGTCGCCGCGGCTGGCACGCCTGCGGAAGGCTTCATGCCAACACTCCTCACCTTGCTGGAAAGCCCGGGTATTCACATTGCGATTGGCATCGGAGCCTTACAGCTAGCTCGGGAGTCAGCAGCAAAGTCACAGGCAACTGTCCGTTCCGCGCGGACCAGTCGCGCTGAAACTTCGAGTGCGGGGCCCCAAAACTCCGAACACAGTGAGCCTCGGCCCATGTCTCACGTGTTGCACGAAGTGCTCACTTCACGGTCGATGATTCTGCTGGTCGGAGGCCTGGTCGTGGGCTTCTGCATGGGAGGCAAGGGCTATGAACCTATTAAGCCTTTCTTCGAAGGGATGTTCAAAGGCGCGCTGGTCCTGTTTCTGCTGGAAATGGGGATTGTCGCGGGCTCTCGACTGGGCGACCTGCGACGTGCCGGCCCCTTTCTGCTGGCCTTTGGAATTCTGCTGCCCATCGTCCACGGCACTCTCGGGGTCCTGCTTGGACACTGGGCGGGCTTGTCGATTGGTGGCACCGCAGTGCTGGGGACCATGGCGGCGAGCGCTTCCTATATCGCGGCTCCGCCTGCTGTGCGGATGACGCTGCCACAAGCGAACCCTACTTTCTCCCTGACCGCTGCGCTCGCCATCACCTTTCCCTTCAATCTGCTGGCGGGCATTCCTTTGTATTACTTTCTGGCTCAGCAACTGCATGGCTAACTCTGGAGATTTCGCAATGGAAACGCATGCTTTACCGCTACTAACCATCATCGGCGAAGCGGTCCTCCGCGAACGGCTCATCGAAGAAATTACGCGGGCCGGTGCCAAGGGCTACACCATTTCAGCCGCCGAGGGAGAAGGTCCCCGGCACATTCGCTCGGGCGATATGCCAGGCGAAAATATCCGGATTGAAACCATCACAACGCCGCAGATTGCCGACGATCTCCTTTCGCGGCTTGCCGCGGACTACTTTCCCCACTACGCCATTATCGCCTTTGTTTCCCAAGTCCGAATCATCCGAGGAGATCACTATGTTTAGGCGCTGGTCACAACAACCCGTTGTTCAACCGCTGCCATCGGAACTGGCATCGCGTTGTAATTTTGGGCTGGCTGCGGCTGGCGTTTGCACAGCCGTGGCAGCTTGGAGCGGCATTTCGGATCGCCCCGTTCAGGCGGCTGAACAGCCCATGCAGGAATCGCCACAAGCGGCGCTTGAGATGTTGTACGGAGGCAATCAGCGCTTTGCCGACGGCAAATCACTCGCCGCGCATCGTGACATCGAACGAGTCCGGGCGGTGGCACCGCGTCAGGCACCCTATGCGGCATTTCTCGGATGCGCCGATTCTCGAGTTCCGATTGAAATCGTCTTCGATCAGGGCTTCGGCGATTTGTTTGTGACCCGCATCGCCGGCAATGTCGCCTCCAGCGAAATCATCGGCAGTTTGGAATTCGGCACGTTAGTGCTCGGTGCGAAGGTGCTCTACGTGCTTGGACACACGAACTGCGGCGCTGTCTCCGCTACGCTCCAAGCGGAAGAAGTCCCAGGGCAGATCAGCGGACTCTTTCAGCACATTCGTCCTGCCGTGAAAGCCGGCAAAGGCGATTTGCGGCGCTCGATTGAAGAGAACGTTCGCAATCAGGCTCAACTCATCGCCGAGTCGTCGCCCGTAATTGGACGCCTGCTGCGGGACAAAAAGCTGCAGGTGGCTGGCGGAGTCTATGACTTGGGAAGCGGAATAGTCACTCCGGTGCGGATTGAATTGTGAGATAAATGATGGTTCGACGCACCCTTCGCTTCGCGCGTACCCCCCCCCAACTACTTTATCTTCGATTGTGCCGGCAAGGTCCAGAAGGTTAAAGTCGCTGGCCTTGACAAAAACTTGCCGATGACAGGAATTACAACTCGCAGGAATTTGCTTATGAACTCGATTGTCAACCAACCTGAATCAGTCTTAGTCGACTCCGACACCTTGTCGGAACGCATGACCCATCTGCGTCAACTGGAAGCCGAAAGCATTTACATCTTGCGTGAAGTGGCGGAGTCGTTCGAACGTCCGGTGTTGCTCTATTCCATTGGCAAGGACTCCAGCGTGATGCTGCATTTAGCCAGGAAGGCTTTTTTTCCGGACAAGCCTCCGTTTCCGCTGCTGCACATCGATTCTACTTGGGAGTTTCGCGAAATGATCGAACTTCGCGAATCGTACGTTCGTCGAGAACTGGGGCTTGATCTTATTGTTCACCTGAATGAGGACGGTATCCGAGACGGTGTCAACCCCTTCGATTTCAGCAGTCCGGTTTACACCGATATCATGCGCACTCAGCCGCTCAAACAGGCCCTCGACAAGTATCAGTTTGACGCGGCGATTGGTGGCGGGCGACGAGATGAGGAACGATCGCGTGCCAAGGAACGCATCTTCTCATTCCGGGATCAGCAGCACCGCTGGGATCCAAAAAACCAACGGCCGGAGCTCTGGGACCTGTACAACACCTGGGTTCATCGCAGCCAGGGCATTCGCGTCTTCCCGCTCTCGAACTGGACCGAACTGGATGTTTGGCAATACATCGAACTCGAGAGTATTCCGATCGTCCCGCTCTATTTTGCCAAATCCCGGCCGATCGTCGAGCGTGACGGTAACTTGATCATGGTCGATGACGACCGGATGAGGTTGGTGGAAAGTGAAAAGCCAGAATTGAAACAAGTGCGATTCCGCACGTTGGGCTGTTATCCGGTGACGGGCGCGGTTGTCTCACAAGCTACGAATGTGCTTGAAATTGTTCACGAACTCTTGACCACGCGGCTGTCCGAACGCCAAGGACGCACGATTGATCGAGATGAAAACGCCGCCATGGAACGCAAAAAACGTGAAGGTTACTTCTAGACCACGAAGGAAAGCTCATTTGCCATGATCGAAACTCAGCCCCTGGAAACGATAGGTGATACTCGCGACTTCCTCGAAGCGCATCGCGTCAAGCAACTATTGCGGTTCATGACTTGCGGAAGTGTTGATGATGGTAAGAGTACGCTGATCGGGCGGTTGTTGCTTGAGACAGGTGCCGTCTACGACGACCAGTTGGTGGCCTTGCAGCAGGACACCGCAAAGCATGGAACCACCAAGTTTCCATTTGATCCGGCATTGTTGCTTGATGGTCTTGAGGACGAGCGTCAGCAGGGGATTACCATTGATGTAGCGTATCGATATTGCCATACCGCAAAGCGAAAATTCATCATTGCGGACGCGCCCGGCCATGAACAATATACGCGTAACATGGCGACGGCGGCCTCAACCGCCGATCTGGCGATTATTCTCGTCGACGCCCGCAAAGGTTTGTTAACCCAGACTCGGCGACATAGCTTTATCGTGGCGTTGCTCGGCGTGCCGCACGTGATCCTCGCCGTCAATAAGATGGATCTCGTCTATTTTCGACGGGAAGTTTTCGACAGCATTTGCCTTGCTTATCGTGAATTTTCCCAAGAATTAAAGATTCCCGAAATTCAGTTCGTGCCTCTCTCCGGCTTGCTCGGCGATAACGTAACCAAACTAAGTCCGAACATGCCGTGATACGCTGGGAACCCACTGTTGCAAATCCTGGAAAACACCCAACTTCACGCAAGCAAGGCCTGTCAGGATTTGCGATTCCCAGTGCAGCGAGTCAACCGACCGGACTCAAGTTTTCGCGGTTATAGCGGCACAGTAGTTTCAGGCAGCGTGCGGGTCGGCGACGAAGTGATTGTGTTACCCGCCCAGAAACGGAGCCGCGTGCACTCCATTGTTACTTTCGATGGTGAACTTCTGCGAGCCGTCACCGGTTCGGCGGTGACGTTGACTCTGGAGGATGAGATCGATGTGTCGCGAGGGGATATGATTGTGCATCCCGGCAACTTACCACGCGTCGGCAGGCAACTCGAAGCACAGCTGGTGTGGATGTCGGAGCAATCGCTGTTGCCAGGTAAGTCCTACTGGTTCAAGCAGACGACTCGCCGGTCTCGTGCCGAGGTTCAAGTGGTGTCCCACCGTATTGACGTAAACTCGCTTCAGAAAGTCGGAGCAGCGACACTCAAGCTTAACGAAATCGGCCGCTGCCAACTTGCTGTTCATGATCCGGTGATGCACGACCCTTATCAGGAGAATCGGAAGACTGGCGCATTCGTGCTCGTTGATCGTGTATCCCACGAAACGGTTGCGGCCGGAATGATTCTCGATCCTGCCACGGACTCGCATCGATCCGATGCCTGGTCAAGCAGACTACGGAGCAATCGGTTGGAGTTTGCGCCCAGCCAAGTCTCCGCTGACTCGCGTCGCGAGCGATTCGGCCATTCACCTCTTACCGTCTTAATCACGGGCTTAAGCGGTTCCGGGAAAACGACCATTGCTTGCGCGTTAGAAAAGCAACTGTTCGCGGCTGGGCGCGCGGTCATGGTTCTCGATGGGCAGAATCTAAGACACGGGATCAGCCGTGACTTAGGATTTTCCACGGAAGAACGATCCGAAAACCTACGCCGTGCTGCAGAAATTGCGCGGCTCGTGAATGAAGCAGGCTTGATCTGTATCGCCGCCTTTGTGGCTCCTGATGCCACGATTCGAGCCAAGGCCAAGCAGGTGATCGGCACCGACCGCCTGTTTCACGTTCATTTGACGGCTCCGCTGGAAGTTTGTCGCGTACGTGACGCATCGGGCCGCTACGGGGCTGCCGATCGTGGCGAAATCGTCAGTTTTCCGGGTGTCACCTCACCTTACGAAATCCCTGTGGATGCCGACCTCATTATTCCAAGCCATGAATGGCCACTAGAGCAATGCGTAGCAGAGATTGAGCAATGCTTGCAACGTGGGCTCGGAGGTGGCTCTGCTTCACCGTCACAGCATCAGAGGTTGGGCTAGTCTGTTCAATCCAAATTACCGATAAACGAAAATGAATGATAAAAGGGCAGGAACGATGAAGAAACCACAAGATCTCTCGCGAGGCCGACTGTTTTGTATTCCTCGCCACTACTGCCGCAATTCTGCGGCTGTCACGCAGGCACGCAGTCTTTGGCTCGTATGGTCGGATGTTGCAATGAATCGCGCAATCGCCAGGATTCAAAAGATCGACTCGGCCGTCATTCTCCCTATGCCTGCCGGCTTATGGAAAGGGGAACGCGAACTCGAACTCAGTACGAGCAGTGATTTGGAGAATACGATCATCCGCTGGCGCGCTCGCGACCTTGTGATTTGTGGCCACTCGGCAAGGAGGGAAGGCGAACGGACAGTTGGCAAGCAGGCATTGCTGGATCGCGTGCGACGCTCAATTGGGCTGAACCAGCTCTGCAGGACTGCATTGTTGAACCAACTGCAAATCCTCCGAGAGGAGCCTTCTCGATCGCCAGATCGAGAACGGCGAATTGACACTTCACGGGCTGTTCTACAATGTCGAAAGCGATACTTTTTCACGTTACAACGAGGAAACGGGCGAGTTCCAAGCACTCGATGCAGTTTAGAAGTGGATCAAATGGGATAGGAAGTCCCCGAGTTCACTGCCCTTTACTGCAACCTCTTGCGAGCAGCCTCAGAAATAGCCACGACGCCCGGATGCTTTAGCTTGCGCTCGGCTGAGATCGCATAGAACCGCTCTTTGATAGAGGGAATCTTGCCGATCAGTTCGACCCCATACATCGTTTCTACTTCGCTACGAATAGCTGCAGCGACCGCAAATACACCGACACCTGCTTTGCCCGCGATTTTCAGCATCGCACTATCCTCGAACTCCCCCCGGATTACCGGATGAAAATTGTGGTCGGCAAACCACAGATCAAGCGACCGGCGAAGCACGTTGTTATCCGTCGGCAATAACCAGGGTGCACGATCAAGTGAGTCGGGGAAATTCTCTTTAAGCCGCTGCGCAAGCTTTCGTTCTCCCAATATGACCACCTCAGATTCTCCCAGCAAATGCGAGAACGCCCGGACCTTCAAATTTGGATCGAGTGGTGTGTCCGAGAGAACCACGTCTAATCGGTGCACGGCCAAGTCGGCCACGAGCCCTGAAAAGTCCCCCTCCCGACAAACTAAACGCACTTGCTCCGGCATGTTGAGCGTGGGTTCGATCAGCTTGTAGGCGACAACTTTAGGCATCACGTCTTTGATGCCAACGCGAAACAGCAACGGTTGGCCCAACGGTCTCCCCCGCACCATATCGATGAGCTCCCGCCCCATCGCGAAGATTTCGCTTGCATATCGGTACACGGCCTCGCCCATCTCGGTAAGCACCAGTCCCCGCCCGGCCTTGCGAAACAAACGAACCCCCAAGGCCTTCTCCAACTCACGGATTTGGATGCTTACAGTCGCCGGCGTTACGTGCATAACTTCGCTGGCGCGGCTCACGCTGCCTTCGTGCGCGACGACCCAAAAGTAGAGTAAATGGTGGTAATTCAGCCAGTCCATCGCAACCTCGCGAGCATGGCAACAGTTTGAAAAACTCAACGCTTTCGCATTGTAGTTTCAATCTTTATCGAGCGGCAGCAGCCGTATTATCTGAAAGAGACGAGTCGTCGTTTAACTCACCAAAGGGAATTGAAAATGAAAGTCTTCGTTTACTCGAATGGCCTGGAACTTTCGGAGAACTACCGTTTGACGCTCCACTCGCGCCTGGAGTCAGTCCTAAGTCACTTTGGCCGCAGCATCAATCGCGTGAACGTGTATTTGCAAGACGCCAACGGTCAGAAGGGCGGAGTTGACAAGGTCTGTCGGCTGGTAGTCCATCTACGGCGACAACCCAGTGTAGTGATCGAGGACCGCGATGCGGAGTTGGCTCCACTAATCGGCCGAGTGTTAGAGCGAGCCAGTCAAGTCACGCAGCGTAAATTCACCAGAAGGCGTTCTCGCAGCGGCGCTGGCAGCATGTCCGGCGGGTAATCCTTCGCAAGTGAACATCAGCGCTCAGAACTCCGGGGATCATTAGCATGGTTAATCAAATCAAGACTATTCTGCTGCTCGGCCTGTTGTCTGCGATGCTCATCGCCATTGGTTTCGCGTTAGGGCCGGTATGGCTGATCGGTCTATCAATTGTGGCGATTGCGATCAACGTCGGCAGCTACTACTTCTCTGATCGTATCATCCTTGCGATGCATGGAGCAAAAGAGGTTGCTCGCGAAGAGTTTCCAGTGCTTCATCGCATTGTTGACGATGTCTCGCAACGAGCAGGCATTCCGAAGCCACGGGTCTGTTTGATCCAAGGTTCCTATGCGAACGCCTTTGCCACTGGTCGAAATCCCGAGAAGGGAGTGGTCGCCGTTACCGAAGGGTTGCTCCGCGTACTCAGTGGACGTGAGCTGCGAGGCGTCATCGCACACGAAATTGCTCACATTCGAAATCGTGACATCCTAATCGCTTCGGTGGCTGCAACACTTACCGCCGCAATTGGCTATGTCGCCCACGGACTGCAGTTCACTGCCTTCTTCAATTTGAGCAACAGTGATGACAAAGAACGGTCCTCGCCGTGGAACTGCTTGATGTTTGCGTTCTACGCACCGCTTGGGGCGACGTTAGTGCAGCTCGGGATCTCGCGCTCGCGAGAATATGTCGCGGATACAATAGCTGCCGAAATCACGGGGGACCCGGAAGGTCTCGCTAGGGCTTTAGAAAAACTTTCTTTGGCTAGCGGGCAAACCAGTCGTGTTGAACCCGAACTCTCTCTGGCCACCGCGAGTCTATTCATCGTCAATCCAATGATAGGTCGCGGGGCGGTCAGTTGGTTCTCCACGCATCCGCCCACTCAGGACCGTATTCGTCGCTTGCGGACGAATGATGGATTGATCCAGGTGCTATATGAACCCCATACAACATTACCCTCTGTCAGGAGCTAACCCAATGAAATGTCCTGCATCCAATTCCTTGTTGCTCATCAATGAAACACACGAGTTGGTCGATAGCCACGGCGGCGAAGAGAATTCACTTCACGTGCCGTCGCTTGATCAGCTGGACCTGTCGCCATGAATCAGCCGGCAATAGACGGGCGACAAGATGAAGACGAGCGAGTGTCCGTCAAGCAGCTTGAAGCTTGCTTGCAATCACGCCTGAACGGACGTGTTCGTGATTTGCGGCTGGTCTCTACAAATGCGGGTATCGTGCTGCACGGTTTTGCCGCTTCGTATTACGCCAAACAGCTGGCCCAACATGAGTTCATGAATTTGTCGGTGTGCCCGCTCCTAGCCAATGAGATTGTCGTGCGGTGGCATGAGATTTCCCTGTCAGACATGATCGAATAACAATCCGCAAGCCTTCACATCACTAGATTTCTCGACAACGGAAAGGCCGAACTGAATGAAGAATGACTTTCGCACGCTGGGCATGCAGATTTTGGCCAACGGAAAGATTGAGGGGCATGAAGTGAAGTCAATAAAAGAGCTTATTTCTGCTGATGGAACGATCGATCGCCAAGAGGCAGAGTTCTTGCTCGACCTTTAAGCGAACGGGGCAGATCACTCCTGCCTTTGAAAATAAGTGCGACAACTTAACTCCACGACTGTGACGGTTGGTGTCAAAACGTGAATAAGGACTGAATTATGAAGTGCCCAAACTGTGCAACTGAGCTTCGAATGAGTGAACGAAAGGAAGTGGAGATCGATTACTGCCCAAGCTGTCGAGGTATATGGCTTGACCGAGGCGAGTTGGACAAGCTTTTAGAGCATGCAAGCCGTGAACAGGGTTCACGCGAACGCCATGACGACGACGATTACAGGCCTCGCGAAAACCGTACGGCGCCGCATGATTCACCGCCCAAACACTCGGAGAACTACCCCAAAAGACGCGAGTCCTTTTGGAGCGAACTATTTGACTTCGGATAGTTGATAGGCGCGGTTGCACGAGCTCGGATACTGATCGAAACAGGAA
Above is a window of Anatilimnocola aggregata DNA encoding:
- the cysD gene encoding sulfate adenylyltransferase subunit CysD, translated to MNSIVNQPESVLVDSDTLSERMTHLRQLEAESIYILREVAESFERPVLLYSIGKDSSVMLHLARKAFFPDKPPFPLLHIDSTWEFREMIELRESYVRRELGLDLIVHLNEDGIRDGVNPFDFSSPVYTDIMRTQPLKQALDKYQFDAAIGGGRRDEERSRAKERIFSFRDQQHRWDPKNQRPELWDLYNTWVHRSQGIRVFPLSNWTELDVWQYIELESIPIVPLYFAKSRPIVERDGNLIMVDDDRMRLVESEKPELKQVRFRTLGCYPVTGAVVSQATNVLEIVHELLTTRLSERQGRTIDRDENAAMERKKREGYF
- a CDS encoding P-II family nitrogen regulator, which encodes METHALPLLTIIGEAVLRERLIEEITRAGAKGYTISAAEGEGPRHIRSGDMPGENIRIETITTPQIADDLLSRLAADYFPHYAIIAFVSQVRIIRGDHYV
- a CDS encoding response regulator; the protein is MTIRLLIADDHEVIRAGVKSMLEGSNIQVIAEVCGGNQAVEQVVKHRPDVVLLDVRMPESDGLQTLERIIDRSPRTKVVMFTGHDNSTYIARAVALGAAGYLLKDSSRDIVIGAIDRAHTGLPPVPESLLGRMRDKMARRRPTYEEDIPLTNREVQVLRHVALGLSNREIGKSLEISIETVKEHVQNTLRKLDAGDRTEAAVWAVKKGLV
- a CDS encoding zinc metalloprotease HtpX, which codes for MVNQIKTILLLGLLSAMLIAIGFALGPVWLIGLSIVAIAINVGSYYFSDRIILAMHGAKEVAREEFPVLHRIVDDVSQRAGIPKPRVCLIQGSYANAFATGRNPEKGVVAVTEGLLRVLSGRELRGVIAHEIAHIRNRDILIASVAATLTAAIGYVAHGLQFTAFFNLSNSDDKERSSPWNCLMFAFYAPLGATLVQLGISRSREYVADTIAAEITGDPEGLARALEKLSLASGQTSRVEPELSLATASLFIVNPMIGRGAVSWFSTHPPTQDRIRRLRTNDGLIQVLYEPHTTLPSVRS
- a CDS encoding GTP-binding protein; translation: MIETQPLETIGDTRDFLEAHRVKQLLRFMTCGSVDDGKSTLIGRLLLETGAVYDDQLVALQQDTAKHGTTKFPFDPALLLDGLEDERQQGITIDVAYRYCHTAKRKFIIADAPGHEQYTRNMATAASTADLAIILVDARKGLLTQTRRHSFIVALLGVPHVILAVNKMDLVYFRREVFDSICLAYREFSQELKIPEIQFVPLSGLLGDNVTKLSPNMP
- a CDS encoding carbonic anhydrase yields the protein MFRRWSQQPVVQPLPSELASRCNFGLAAAGVCTAVAAWSGISDRPVQAAEQPMQESPQAALEMLYGGNQRFADGKSLAAHRDIERVRAVAPRQAPYAAFLGCADSRVPIEIVFDQGFGDLFVTRIAGNVASSEIIGSLEFGTLVLGAKVLYVLGHTNCGAVSATLQAEEVPGQISGLFQHIRPAVKAGKGDLRRSIEENVRNQAQLIAESSPVIGRLLRDKKLQVAGGVYDLGSGIVTPVRIEL
- the nhaR gene encoding transcriptional activator NhaR, with amino-acid sequence MSSEWLNYHHLHYFWVVAREGSIVRACEVLHLSQPTISTQLQQLERSLGGELFERKGRGLQLTDLGRTIKRYADEIFTLGNELTEVARGRPAGPHRLSVGISDVVAKLMVYRLLLPALKLPEPVKLVCREGHLEDLLKGLVAFELDVILSDAPLSAGSPIKAFSHLLGECGVSIFGTAKLRQAYKKGFPQSLNGAPLLLPGSQTLTRRALDQWLDEQQIHPLVTGEFQDTALMKVFGQEGIGLFPGPSAIEAEVCRQYSVKVVGRIDQVRERYYAISVERRLKNSAVLEISHAAKSHVFHIEK
- a CDS encoding sodium-dependent bicarbonate transport family permease, producing MTGYKIHETHFANHNTEDAGVVETLLQNLRSPFTLAFALGILARLVKSELSMPRDIYAAISIYLLLALGLKGRVELSHSSFDTLLWPILVTLALGCITPIIAYLVLRRIGKFGIADAAGIAAHYGSVSAVTFIAAQQFVAAAGTPAEGFMPTLLTLLESPGIHIAIGIGALQLARESAAKSQATVRSARTSRAETSSAGPQNSEHSEPRPMSHVLHEVLTSRSMILLVGGLVVGFCMGGKGYEPIKPFFEGMFKGALVLFLLEMGIVAGSRLGDLRRAGPFLLAFGILLPIVHGTLGVLLGHWAGLSIGGTAVLGTMAASASYIAAPPAVRMTLPQANPTFSLTAALAITFPFNLLAGIPLYYFLAQQLHG
- the cysC gene encoding adenylyl-sulfate kinase, whose translation is MHSIVTFDGELLRAVTGSAVTLTLEDEIDVSRGDMIVHPGNLPRVGRQLEAQLVWMSEQSLLPGKSYWFKQTTRRSRAEVQVVSHRIDVNSLQKVGAATLKLNEIGRCQLAVHDPVMHDPYQENRKTGAFVLVDRVSHETVAAGMILDPATDSHRSDAWSSRLRSNRLEFAPSQVSADSRRERFGHSPLTVLITGLSGSGKTTIACALEKQLFAAGRAVMVLDGQNLRHGISRDLGFSTEERSENLRRAAEIARLVNEAGLICIAAFVAPDATIRAKAKQVIGTDRLFHVHLTAPLEVCRVRDASGRYGAADRGEIVSFPGVTSPYEIPVDADLIIPSHEWPLEQCVAEIEQCLQRGLGGGSASPSQHQRLG
- a CDS encoding helix-turn-helix transcriptional regulator; protein product: MKKNKKTAASSSSIGTVAAPWTFLTNHTHVLWCIYQEPEIRLRDVADRVGITERMVQKIVAELAEARCLKVEKKGRRNVYHLQVEQPLRHPLEAHCSVGQILELLHQSKRNSRG
- the nhaR gene encoding transcriptional activator NhaR translates to MDWLNYHHLLYFWVVAHEGSVSRASEVMHVTPATVSIQIRELEKALGVRLFRKAGRGLVLTEMGEAVYRYASEIFAMGRELIDMVRGRPLGQPLLFRVGIKDVMPKVVAYKLIEPTLNMPEQVRLVCREGDFSGLVADLAVHRLDVVLSDTPLDPNLKVRAFSHLLGESEVVILGERKLAQRLKENFPDSLDRAPWLLPTDNNVLRRSLDLWFADHNFHPVIRGEFEDSAMLKIAGKAGVGVFAVAAAIRSEVETMYGVELIGKIPSIKERFYAISAERKLKHPGVVAISEAARKRLQ
- a CDS encoding TFIIB-type zinc ribbon-containing protein; protein product: MKCPNCATELRMSERKEVEIDYCPSCRGIWLDRGELDKLLEHASREQGSRERHDDDDYRPRENRTAPHDSPPKHSENYPKRRESFWSELFDFG